GACAGACAATGTCGAGATACGAGAAAACGGCGACGAGAGCTTGGTATTGAGGCCTATGACTGCCACAACACTGGCCTCATGGGACCCATCGCCACCTGGACGGCAAAGAAGAGTGGCGCGCTCGCGGCCTGACAAGCTAAGGCCCGACAATGAACCGGTGTCCCGATGCTCGGATGATGCTAGCGATCGATGACGAGATCGCTCAGCGGCTTCGAACAGCACGGCAGAAAGAGTCCGGCATCTATCTCTCGTTGCCGGATGCCGCCATTGTGGTTCATCTCGACCGAGCCGGATACCAGTTTCGACTTGCATGTGCCGCAAACGCCATTCGAACAGGATGAGGGAAGCTTTACTCCTGCCTTTTTTGCGCAGGCGAGCACGGTCTGCTCACCTGCAACCTCGATCTTGCGAGCCTGTTTGGAAAATTCGACCTGGAATGTTCGGGTGGCGGGCTGTTCGACGTTAGGAATATCCACGTCGTCGATCACCGCTGCATCGAAGCTCTCCTCGATATAGTTGGACGCCTGAACGCCCAGTTCGGCCGTGATCGCGCGCGCCGCCGCCATGAACGGCGCAGGGCCGCAGCACATGATGATGCGTTCAGCGACGTCGGGAACCGCGAGTTGCATATATGCAGCCGATATGCGTCCCGTCAGACCGTGCCAATTGGCCTCACCGGAAACGACTTCCGGCAGAAACTGCAGTCGCAGGCCCTTCACTCGGTTGGCCAGATTGGCGAGTTCGTCGCGAAAGATGAGGTCCTTCGGGGTCCGCGCCGCGTGCATGAAGACAACATCGGCGGGTTCGCACGTGTCTGCCAACTCGCGGACCATCGCCATGACCGGGGTAATCCCTGATCCTCCGGACAGAAACAGATACTTCCGGCCGTTCGGCCGAACGAAGTGGCCGAGAGGACCGTTTGCCTTGACCTTGGCGTTGACGACGAGCTTGTCATGAAGCCAGTTCGATATCTTGCCGCCGGCGACGCGTTTGACCGTGACCGAGAACGCATTGCTGCGCTTCGGGGACGACGATATGCTGTAGCACCGGCTTTCCGGCTCGCCATCAACATCGAGGTCGAACAGGAAATATTGACCGGCTTCGAAGGCAAAACGTTTGCCCTCGGGAGACGCAAAGGTGAAGGTCTTCACGTCGTGCGTTTCCTGATGGACATCCACGCAGACCAGATCTTCATCCCTGTCGCGGCTCCACAAGTTGTCAGGCTCAAGACGCCCGACCGGAGAAAAGGAGCTCTTAGTATCCATGGGCACGCATCCGGTCGATGTACCAAGACGTGAACTTGTCGAGGTTGGTTTCGGAGAAGGGTGAGTAGGGGCCTGGCACATAGGCTGGATCTTCGATCCCGGCGTGCGAGCGGGCGACGAGTTCGGCGTCCTGCTCGGTCGTGGCGATCCAGACGTTGGTCAGCTTTTCGAGGTCGTAATCGACGCCTTCGACCGCATCCTTGTGCACGAGCCATTTCGTCCGCACGAGCGTCTTATCCGCTGAGAGCGGTATGACGATCGAAACGACGGCGTGGTCGCCCATGAAGTGGTTCCAGCTGTTGTGGCCCCAGAGGTGCATATCGCCGAGATCCTTGCGCAATATCGTGCCGAGCA
Above is a genomic segment from Ensifer canadensis containing:
- a CDS encoding hybrid-cluster NAD(P)-dependent oxidoreductase; this encodes MDTKSSFSPVGRLEPDNLWSRDRDEDLVCVDVHQETHDVKTFTFASPEGKRFAFEAGQYFLFDLDVDGEPESRCYSISSSPKRSNAFSVTVKRVAGGKISNWLHDKLVVNAKVKANGPLGHFVRPNGRKYLFLSGGSGITPVMAMVRELADTCEPADVVFMHAARTPKDLIFRDELANLANRVKGLRLQFLPEVVSGEANWHGLTGRISAAYMQLAVPDVAERIIMCCGPAPFMAAARAITAELGVQASNYIEESFDAAVIDDVDIPNVEQPATRTFQVEFSKQARKIEVAGEQTVLACAKKAGVKLPSSCSNGVCGTCKSKLVSGSVEMNHNGGIRQREIDAGLFLPCCSKPLSDLVIDR